In one Pseudomonas hydrolytica genomic region, the following are encoded:
- a CDS encoding autotransporter outer membrane beta-barrel domain-containing protein: MALRVALIGLGLLQVATGIVAGDLALDQRALLLEDSRLPREAALDRLQQVRFAFREAAPEAGEWPLWSRTYGIQGSWDDAGLERRGEGLLMGMDRALGGQWIGGVLGGVARARLDHDQGHGRTDSHYLGVYAATRVYNQLGFRLGVLHGWHELERRDGARSWQLFGESSYALDYRDFTLEPFAGLAFVHLDADARRFDGLRLAAAHEQAGYLTLGWRLAAPWYWQQRKWVGRASLALRQNLGSDRLRDEAIDGQGAPQQLHSREFERSSLRLDLSLDHELSRSLYLGLTYAGHYAEDARDNALAARLSLKF, translated from the coding sequence ATGGCTCTGCGTGTAGCGCTGATCGGGTTGGGCTTGCTGCAGGTCGCTACGGGCATCGTAGCTGGCGACCTGGCGCTGGACCAGCGCGCCTTGCTCCTGGAGGACAGCCGCTTGCCGCGTGAGGCGGCCCTGGATCGTCTGCAGCAGGTGCGCTTCGCCTTTCGCGAGGCGGCGCCTGAGGCCGGCGAGTGGCCGCTGTGGTCGCGTACCTACGGTATCCAGGGGAGCTGGGACGACGCCGGCCTCGAGCGCCGCGGCGAGGGGCTGCTGATGGGGATGGATCGTGCGCTGGGTGGGCAGTGGATCGGCGGTGTGCTGGGTGGAGTGGCGCGTGCCCGGCTGGATCATGATCAGGGTCATGGCCGCACCGACAGTCATTACCTTGGGGTCTACGCCGCGACGCGGGTATACAACCAGTTGGGGTTTCGGCTCGGGGTGCTGCACGGCTGGCATGAGCTGGAACGGCGCGATGGCGCGCGCAGTTGGCAGCTGTTTGGCGAAAGCAGTTACGCCCTGGACTATCGCGATTTCACCTTGGAGCCATTTGCCGGCCTGGCGTTCGTGCATCTGGATGCCGACGCCCGGCGTTTCGACGGACTGCGCCTGGCGGCAGCGCACGAGCAGGCCGGTTACCTGACGCTTGGCTGGCGTCTGGCCGCGCCCTGGTACTGGCAGCAGCGCAAGTGGGTAGGGCGTGCCAGTCTGGCGCTGCGGCAGAACCTGGGCAGCGACCGCTTGCGTGACGAGGCGATCGACGGCCAGGGCGCACCCCAGCAGTTGCACAGTCGTGAGTTCGAGCGCAGCAGCCTGCGTCTCGACCTGAGCCTGGATCATGAACTCAGCCGCAGTCTCTACCTAGGCCTGACCTATGCGGGCCATTACGCCGAAGACGCGCGCGACAACGCCCTGGCAGCACGCCTGAGCCTGAAGTTCTGA
- the prfB gene encoding peptide chain release factor 2 (programmed frameshift) — translation MEINPILNSIKDLSERTQSIRGYLDYDHKHDRLVEVNRELEDASVWNKPEYAQALGRERAMLAQIVETIDDLTGSLADSRDLLEMAAEENDEGAVNDIVAEVERLREILEKLEFRRMFSGEMDPNNCYLDIQAGSGGTEAQDWANILLRMYLRWADKRGFDATIIELSEGEVAGIKGATVHIKGEYAFGWLRTEIGVHRLVRKSPFDSGARRHTSFSAVFVSPEIDDKVEIEINPADLRIDTYRSSGAGGQHVNTTDSAVRITHVPTNTVVACQNERSQHANKDTAMKMLRAKLYELEMQKRNAASQALEDSKSDIGWGHQIRSYVLDDSRIKDLRTGVERSDCQKVLDGDLDGYLEASLKQGL, via the exons ATGGAAATCAATCCGATCCTCAACAGCATCAAGGACCTGTCCGAACGTACCCAGTCAATTCGGGGGTATCTT GACTACGATCACAAGCATGATCGTTTGGTCGAAGTAAACCGCGAGCTGGAAGACGCCAGCGTCTGGAACAAGCCCGAGTATGCCCAAGCCCTGGGCCGCGAGCGCGCCATGCTGGCGCAGATCGTCGAAACCATCGACGACCTCACCGGCAGCCTGGCCGATTCCAGGGACCTGCTGGAAATGGCCGCCGAAGAGAACGACGAAGGTGCGGTGAACGACATCGTCGCCGAAGTCGAGCGCCTGCGCGAGATCCTCGAGAAGCTGGAGTTCCGCCGCATGTTCAGCGGCGAGATGGACCCGAACAACTGCTACTTGGACATCCAGGCCGGCTCCGGTGGTACCGAAGCGCAGGACTGGGCCAACATCCTGCTGCGCATGTACCTGCGCTGGGCCGACAAGCGTGGCTTCGACGCCACCATTATCGAGCTGTCCGAAGGTGAAGTCGCCGGCATCAAGGGCGCCACCGTGCACATCAAGGGCGAGTACGCCTTCGGCTGGCTGCGCACCGAGATCGGCGTGCACCGCCTGGTGCGCAAGAGTCCGTTCGACTCCGGCGCCCGTCGCCACACCTCGTTCTCGGCGGTGTTCGTGTCCCCCGAGATCGACGACAAGGTGGAGATCGAGATCAACCCGGCCGACCTGCGCATCGACACCTACCGCTCCTCCGGCGCCGGTGGTCAGCACGTCAACACCACCGATTCGGCGGTGCGTATCACCCACGTGCCGACCAACACCGTGGTCGCCTGCCAGAACGAACGTTCCCAGCACGCCAACAAGGACACCGCGATGAAGATGCTGCGGGCCAAGTTGTACGAGCTGGAAATGCAGAAGCGCAACGCCGCCTCGCAGGCGCTGGAAGACTCCAAGTCGGATATCGGCTGGGGGCATCAGATCCGCTCCTACGTGCTCGATGACTCGCGCATCAAGGACCTGCGTACCGGTGTCGAGCGTAGCGACTGCCAGAAGGTCCTCGATGGCGACCTCGACGGCTACCTCGAGGCTAGCCTGAAACAGGGCCTGTAA
- a CDS encoding TetR/AcrR family transcriptional regulator — MTSVPASPNATQAATAVAESVQYQGRKASRQGSEQRRQAILDAAMRIIVREGVRAVRHRAVAAEAQVPLSATTYYFKDIDDLITDTFAQFVERSAAHMAAFWASTQGLLEELVGRLDGSEAARRQLADEIAGLAVQYVQRQLRERRDHLIAEQAFQQEALLNPRLRDLVRAHRQILQQGVTHFFEVLGSRQPEQDAVLLTAAIVRMEYQGLLDGVEHLDSEGMLAILKRYMNLVLGL; from the coding sequence GTGACTTCCGTGCCTGCCTCTCCGAATGCCACCCAGGCGGCCACCGCCGTCGCCGAAAGCGTCCAGTATCAGGGCCGCAAGGCCAGCCGTCAGGGCAGCGAGCAGCGTCGCCAGGCGATCCTCGACGCCGCCATGCGCATCATCGTGCGTGAGGGCGTGCGCGCCGTGCGCCATCGCGCCGTGGCAGCCGAGGCGCAGGTGCCGCTGTCGGCCACCACCTACTACTTCAAGGATATCGATGACCTGATCACCGATACCTTCGCCCAGTTCGTCGAGCGCAGCGCCGCGCACATGGCGGCCTTCTGGGCCAGCACCCAGGGCCTGCTGGAAGAACTGGTGGGGCGTCTCGACGGCAGCGAGGCCGCGCGCCGGCAACTGGCCGACGAGATCGCCGGGCTGGCGGTGCAGTACGTGCAGCGGCAGTTGCGCGAGCGCCGCGATCACCTGATCGCCGAGCAGGCCTTCCAGCAGGAGGCGCTGCTCAATCCGCGTCTGCGCGACCTGGTACGCGCCCATCGGCAGATCCTGCAGCAGGGCGTCACCCACTTCTTCGAGGTGCTCGGCTCACGCCAACCGGAGCAGGATGCCGTGCTGTTGACGGCCGCCATCGTGCGGATGGAGTATCAGGGCCTGCTGGACGGTGTCGAGCACCTGGACAGCGAGGGAATGCTGGCCATCCTTAAACGCTACATGAACCTGGTTCTGGGGTTGTAA
- the lysS gene encoding lysine--tRNA ligase — protein sequence MSDQQLDQPSLSHEERQHEENKLIAQRKEKLAAVREQGIAFPNDFRRDSLCGELQKQYEGKSKEELEAAAIPVKIAGRIMLNRGAFMVLQDTSGRLQVYVDRKGLPAETLEAIKTWDLGDIIAAEGTLARSGKGDLYVNMTSVRLLTKSLRPLPDKHHGLTDTEQRYRQRYVDLIVNEETRHTFRVRSQVIAHIRRFLNERGFLEVETPMLQTIPGGAAAKPFETHHNALDMQMFLRIAPELYLKRLVVGGFEKVFEINRNFRNEGVSTRHNPEFTMLEFYQAYADYRDNMDLTEELFRELALAVLGTTDVPYGDKVFHFGEPFVRLSVYDSILKYNPDISEADLNDVDKARAIAKKAGAKVLGHEGLGKLQVMIFEELVESKLEQPHFITEYPFEVSPLARRNDQNPAVTDRFELFIGGREIANAYSELNDAEDQAERFHAQVAEKDAGDDEAMHFDADFVRALEYGMPPTAGEGIGIDRLVMLLTNSPSIRDVILFPHMRPQA from the coding sequence ATGAGCGACCAACAACTCGACCAGCCCAGCCTCAGCCACGAAGAGCGTCAGCACGAAGAAAACAAGCTGATCGCCCAGCGCAAGGAAAAGCTTGCCGCCGTGCGTGAGCAGGGCATTGCCTTCCCCAACGATTTCCGTCGCGACAGCCTGTGCGGCGAGCTGCAGAAACAGTACGAGGGCAAGAGCAAGGAAGAGCTGGAGGCCGCTGCCATCCCGGTCAAGATCGCCGGACGCATCATGCTCAACCGCGGCGCCTTCATGGTCCTGCAGGACACCTCCGGGCGCCTGCAGGTGTACGTTGACCGCAAGGGCCTGCCGGCCGAAACCCTGGAAGCGATCAAGACCTGGGACCTGGGCGACATCATCGCCGCCGAAGGCACCCTGGCGCGTTCCGGCAAGGGCGACCTGTACGTGAACATGACCAGCGTGCGCCTGCTGACCAAGTCGCTGCGCCCGCTGCCGGACAAGCACCACGGCCTGACCGACACCGAGCAGCGCTACCGTCAGCGTTACGTCGACCTGATCGTCAACGAGGAAACCCGCCACACCTTCCGCGTACGTTCGCAGGTGATCGCGCACATCCGCCGTTTCCTCAACGAGCGCGGCTTCCTCGAAGTGGAAACCCCGATGCTGCAGACCATTCCCGGCGGCGCGGCGGCCAAGCCCTTCGAGACCCATCACAACGCCCTGGACATGCAGATGTTCCTGCGCATCGCCCCGGAGCTGTACCTCAAGCGGCTTGTTGTTGGTGGTTTTGAAAAAGTGTTCGAGATCAACCGCAACTTCCGTAACGAAGGCGTCTCGACCCGGCACAACCCCGAGTTCACCATGCTCGAGTTCTACCAGGCCTACGCCGACTACCGCGACAACATGGACCTGACCGAGGAGCTGTTCCGCGAGCTGGCCCTGGCGGTGCTGGGCACCACCGACGTGCCCTACGGCGACAAGGTGTTCCATTTCGGCGAGCCCTTCGTGCGCCTGTCGGTGTACGACTCCATCCTCAAGTACAACCCGGACATCAGCGAAGCCGACCTCAATGACGTCGACAAGGCCCGCGCCATCGCCAAGAAGGCCGGCGCCAAGGTGCTTGGCCACGAAGGCCTGGGCAAGCTGCAGGTGATGATTTTCGAGGAGCTGGTGGAGAGCAAGCTGGAGCAGCCGCACTTCATCACCGAGTACCCCTTCGAGGTCTCGCCGCTGGCGCGTCGCAACGACCAGAACCCGGCCGTCACCGACCGCTTCGAGCTGTTCATCGGCGGCCGCGAGATCGCCAACGCCTATTCCGAGCTCAATGACGCCGAGGATCAGGCCGAGCGTTTCCACGCCCAGGTGGCCGAGAAGGACGCCGGCGACGACGAGGCCATGCACTTCGACGCCGACTTCGTGCGCGCCCTGGAATACGGCATGCCGCCCACCGCCGGTGAGGGCATCGGCATCGACCGTCTGGTGATGCTGCTGACCAACTCGCCGTCGATCCGCGACGTCATCCTGTTCCCGCACATGCGTCCGCAGGCCTGA